The Candidatus Eisenbacteria bacterium region AGATCTCCGAGGACCTCCACCCCCGGCCCTACTCTCTCGATCCGCGGAGCGCGGATGAACACCATCTCGGCTCTGCGCGGACTCCCGCCATTCATTCGCAACATCCCCATGCCGGCGAAGCTGTCGACCTGCCGGCCATAGGCATTCCTGCGAACCGTCAGATCGAGTAGGCCGAGGCTCCTCTGCGGCGGCCCGACAACCTCGTTCGCGAGGAGAATCAGCCCCGCGCAGGTTCCGAAGAGGAACCCTCCGCGCCGGTGGAAACCGGAGATCGCATCATCGAATCGGTATTCCGACAGGAGCTTCAGGAGCGTCGTGCTCTCCCCCCCGGGCAGGATCAGGCCGCGCAGGGTCGATATCTGCTCCGTGCGCCTGACCTCGACCGGATCCGCGCCGGCTTCCACGAGGGCGCGCATGTGGGCCGCGAAGTCGCCCTGCAGCGCCAGCACTCCGATCGGGACCTTCAGAGACATCCCGTCACGCCCGCTTCCCGCTCCCGCGCGCTCCGCTGCGACTCGCCTTCACGCCGACTACCATCCGCGCGTCTGTAGCAACTCGCTCTCGGCCATCTTGGCGACGTCCAGGCCGGGCATCGCGTCCCCCAGCTCCTCGCTCACCTCCGCGAGGACCTTGGGGTCGCCGTAGTGGGTCACCGCCCTCACGATCGCCGCGGCTCTGGCGGGGGGATCGGCGCTCTTGAAGATCCCTGAGCCGACGAAGACCGACTCGGCCCCCAGCTGCATCATGAGCGAGGCGTCAGCGGGAGTGGCGATGCCCCCGGCGGAGAAGTTCGGAACAGGGAGCTTCCCGGCCCGGGCCACGAGGCGGAGGAGCTCGAAGGGAGCGCCCAGCTCCTTGGCCTTCGACATCAGCTCCTCCTCCCGGAGGATCGAGAGCTCCCGGATGCCCCGCGTGATCGCCCGCATGTGACGAACCGCTTCGACGACATCGCCCGTTCCGGCCTCCCCCTTCGTTCGGATGAGGGCGGCTCCCTCCCCGATCCTGCGAAGCGCCTCGCCGAGGTCCCGGCAGCCGCAGACGAAGGGAACCTTGAAAGCGAACTTGTCGACGTGGTGCGCCTCGTCGGCCGGCGTGAGGACCTCGCTCTCGTCGACGAAGTCGACACCGAGCGCCTCGAGAATCTGCGCCTCGGCGAAGTGGCCGATCCTGCACTTGGCCATCACCGGGATCGAGACCGTGGCCATGATCTCCTTGATCTTCCTCGGGCTCGCCATCCGCGCGACGCCGCCCTCCCGGCGGATGTCGGCGGGAACGCGCTCGAGCGCCATGACCGCGACGGCGCCGGCCTCCTCGGCGATCTTCGCCTGCTCGGCGTTCGTGACGTCCATGATGACCCCGCCCTTCAGCATCTCGGCGAGGCCCGTCTTGAGCCTCAGCGTCCCAGTCTCCATCTTCGCGATTCTCCCTCCCCTGCCGGGGAAATGCCCACCGTCCTTCTTCAGCCTCTCATGGCGCGTCGCGCCGAGCGTCGGTCGATCATGAATCCCTCTCCCTCCGGCGGCGGTCACAGCGTCGGAGCGGCCGCGCCGTTACGCTCGCGCGCCGCCGTCATGCCCACCCGATCCCTCACCGCGCCCGCCAGTCTCTTCACTCCCTCGCGGAGTCGGGGTTCATCCTCGCGGACAAAGCAGAGGCGAACTCCATCCCGTCCCCCGTCGCCCGCGCAGAAGACCGGCCCGGGGTTGACGGCGACGCCGCGCCTGAGAGCCTCCTCCGCGACCCCCTCCGCGTCGACCCCGTCGGGCAGGCGCAGCCAGAGGGTCATGCCGCCCGCCGGACGGGTCCAGGAGCACCCATCCGGCATCTCCGTCTCCAGAGCCTGCAGGACGGCGCCCAGGCGGGACCGGTTGCGCTCCCTGATCATCTCCAGATGACGATCCAGGGCTCCTCGGCGGCAGAACTCGGCAAGCGCCATCTGCGTCAAGAGCCCGCTTGACAGGTCGGCGCACACCTTCATTTCGCTGAGCGGACCGACAAGCGACTCCGGCGCGACAAGCCAGCCGACCCGCAGGCCCGGGAACAGGATCTTGCTGAACGTCCCGAGCAGCGTCACCCCGGGAGGGAAGCCTTCCGCGAGGAGCGGCGGCGGCGCCTTCCCCTCGTAGTCCAGCTCCGCGTCGAAGTGATCCTCCACGATCGGCAGCCCTTTCTCCTCCGCGAGCGAGAGAAGCAGGCCCCTCCGCTCGGGCGACATGGTGATCCCTGTTGGATTCTGGAAGACAGGCATCGTGTAGAGCATTCCGGCATCGGTCGCTTCGAGCGCCTGCCGCAACAAGTCGATTCGGAGCCCTTCCCCATCGAGGGGCACTCCATGGATCGGCATTCGCAGGGAACGCGCGGTGCGGAGCGCCAGATGGTAGGTCGGCTCCTCGAGAAGGAGCGTCCTTCCCTTCGGCACGAGCAGCCGCAGAATCAACTCGAGACCCTGCTGCGACCCGTTGACCAGGATGACGCGCGAGGGATCGACAGCGACCCCCTGGCGCGCGAGGCGTTCGGCGATGACATCCCGCAGGGGACGGTATCCATCGGGCGGGCCATAGTCGAGACAAGAGGGCCCCTCCCGCCTGAAGACCTCGTCCAGCGCCTCGCGGAACTCGGGCACCGGAAAGGCCGCCGGGTCGGCGGTCATCGAAGTGAAGCGGATCGTCCCTTCGGGCTGGATCGCCGCCGCCCGGGCGATTTCCGGCTTGGGAAGGGCAACCAGGCGCGGGGACCAGAAGGCTCGCTCTTGAGCGGTTCGACCGCGCTCGAGAGTCGCGCCCCTCGCCATCACGAATGTCCCCGACCCGACGCCGCTGCGCACCCATCCATCGCGCCTCAGGAGATGGTAGCTCTCGACCACGGTGGCGCGGTTCACGCGGAGCCTTTCGGCGACAACCCTTGTGGCGGGAAGCCGGGTCCCCGGAGGCAGGAGCCCCGAGCGCATCCTCTGTCGCAAGGCGTCGGCAAGCTGCGCGTAGAGAGGCCGGTCTCCACTCCGGTTGATATGGATCCCATCCAATATTGGATTGGATGAGCGCTTCGCTCTCTTCATCGCCGTTATTGTCGCCATAGTCGAGGATCAGTTCAAGCCATTTTTCTCAAGTGGCGTATTATGGACCGGTCCATTCGTGCGAGCTCGTCGTCCGGGTTGCCCTCTCGCAGCGCACCTCATACGTTCCCTTGGATGGACAGCGCGCCCGAGTTCCTCGATGTCTCCGAAGCCGAGCATCGGCTCCGGCTCGATCGCTTCCTTCGCAAGCGACGATCCGACCTCGGCCCCCGCGCCATCGATCGTCTGCTCCACACGGGAGCGGTGAGAGTCCGCGGACAGGCCCGAGGGCGCGGGTACTTCGTGAAACATGGCGACCGCGTGGAGATCGTCGAGCCGCCCGCCTCGCCCGCGCTCCCGCAGGAGCCGATCGAGATCTTCCGCTCGCCCCACCTCTGCGCGGCCTCGAAGCCGCCCGGGATGCCGACGAATCCCACCGGAGCTCCCGGACAGAGCCTCCTCTCCTGGATGACCGGCAAGCTCAAGCAAGCACCGGGCATCGTGCACCGCATCGATCGAGACACTTCCGGGCTCGTTCTCTTCTCCCTATCGCCGTCGGGCCATCGCCTGCTCGAGGGCGCTTTCAGGAAGCGGACTCTGATGAAGGAGTACATCTCCCTGGTGTCGGGCAGGCCCAAGCCGGCGCAGGGATCGATCGACATCCCGCTCCGGCGCAGCCCTTCATCCGGGCGCGTCCGGCCCGACCCCGCGGGAAGCGCGGCGCGAACCGATTATGAGACGATCCACCGATTCACCGGCTGCGCCCTGCTCAGAATCCTCCCGAGGACCGGGATCACGCATCAGATCCGGGCCCATCTGGCGGCGATCGGCCATCCCATCTCCGGAGATCCCCTCTACGGCGATCCCCGGCGCGCGGCGGGATCCCCGCGACTCTGGCTCCACGCGCTCGCGATAGCATTCCCAGAGGACTTGGCGCGAGAACTCGAGGCGCCGCCGCGCATCGAGGCCCCTCCTTGGGCGGACCTCGCGGACCATCTCTTGTCGCTGGGGTTCGACTACTTCGCCAGCAGGACGTAGCGAAGCAGGAACAGGACTCCGAGCACGTAGGCGAGGGGTTTCACCTCTCGTCCCCGCCCCGCCAAGAGCATCACGATCGGGTAGCTGATGAACCCGAAGGCGAGCCCTTCGGCGATCGAGTAGGTCAGGGGAATCCCCACGGCGATCAGGAAGGCCGGGATCGCCGGCGCGGGGTCATCCCAGGGGATGTGGGCGAACCCCCGCGCCATCAAGCACCCGACGAGAATCAGGGCCGGAGCGGTGACCGGATAGAGTAGGGCTCCCTTCGCGATCTCGTATCCCCCTCCGATCATCTCCACCAGAGGACCGAGGAAGATCGCGAAGAAGAAGAGCCCGGCGGTCACGACGTTCGCGAGACCCGTGCGGCCCCCCGCCTGCACGCCGGCCGCGCTCTCGACATATTCGGTCACGTCCGACGTTCCGAGAGCGGCCCCCACCATGCTCGCCGCCGCGTCGGTGCAGAGCGCCCGGGTCGCCTTGGGCAGCTTCCCCTCCTTCAGGAACCCCCCCTGCTGCCCGACGCCGATCAGCGTCCCGATCGCGTCGAAGGCGCCCATGAAAAGGAAGATCAGGACGACGGGCCACAGGGCCGGATCGAGGAGCGATCCCAGGTCCATCTGCAGAAACGTGGGGCGCAGGGACGGAGGCGGGCCGACGATACCTTCGTACTGGACGACGCCGCGAATCAGTCCGAAGACCGCCGTCGCGACCATCCCGATCAGGATCGCGCCGGGCAGCCTCCTTGCCGCGAGCACGGCGGTGACGAGCAGTCCGGAAAGGGCGGTCTGCACGGCCGGCCCCCGCAAGTCCCCCAGCGCGACGGGGACCACGGGTCCGATCGGATGTCGCACGACGATGCCGCCGTTCACCAGTCCCATGAGGACGATGAAGAGGCCGATGCCGGCCGCGATCCCGTGCTTGAGCGGATCAGGGACCCCGTCGAGGATCATCTCCCTCACGCGGAGGATGCTCAGGATGAGGAAAATGAATCCCGCCAGGAACACAGCCCCGAGCCCCTGCTGCCAGGTGATCCCCATGCCGAGGACAGCCGTCACGAGGAAGAAGTTCTCCCCCATCCCGGGGGCCAGGGCGATCGGGTAGTTCGCCAGAAACGCCATCATCAGGGTGCCGAAGGCGGCGACGAGGCAGGTCGCGACCATCACCGATCCGAAGTCCATGCCCGCCATGGAGAGGATGGCCGGATTGAGGAAGATGATGTAGGCCATCGTGAGGAAGGTCGTCAGTCCAGCGAACGCCTCCCGTCTCACGGTCGATCCGCTGGCCCGGACATGGAAGATCGA contains the following coding sequences:
- the pdxT gene encoding pyridoxal 5'-phosphate synthase glutaminase subunit PdxT; translation: MKVPIGVLALQGDFAAHMRALVEAGADPVEVRRTEQISTLRGLILPGGESTTLLKLLSEYRFDDAISGFHRRGGFLFGTCAGLILLANEVVGPPQRSLGLLDLTVRRNAYGRQVDSFAGMGMLRMNGGSPRRAEMVFIRAPRIERVGPGVEVLGDLDGEPTLVRQGRVWGSTFHPELAPGSEIHRAFVEAVGGD
- the pdxS gene encoding pyridoxal 5'-phosphate synthase lyase subunit PdxS, with protein sequence METGTLRLKTGLAEMLKGGVIMDVTNAEQAKIAEEAGAVAVMALERVPADIRREGGVARMASPRKIKEIMATVSIPVMAKCRIGHFAEAQILEALGVDFVDESEVLTPADEAHHVDKFAFKVPFVCGCRDLGEALRRIGEGAALIRTKGEAGTGDVVEAVRHMRAITRGIRELSILREEELMSKAKELGAPFELLRLVARAGKLPVPNFSAGGIATPADASLMMQLGAESVFVGSGIFKSADPPARAAAIVRAVTHYGDPKVLAEVSEELGDAMPGLDVAKMAESELLQTRGW
- a CDS encoding PLP-dependent aminotransferase family protein, producing MATITAMKRAKRSSNPILDGIHINRSGDRPLYAQLADALRQRMRSGLLPPGTRLPATRVVAERLRVNRATVVESYHLLRRDGWVRSGVGSGTFVMARGATLERGRTAQERAFWSPRLVALPKPEIARAAAIQPEGTIRFTSMTADPAAFPVPEFREALDEVFRREGPSCLDYGPPDGYRPLRDVIAERLARQGVAVDPSRVILVNGSQQGLELILRLLVPKGRTLLLEEPTYHLALRTARSLRMPIHGVPLDGEGLRIDLLRQALEATDAGMLYTMPVFQNPTGITMSPERRGLLLSLAEEKGLPIVEDHFDAELDYEGKAPPPLLAEGFPPGVTLLGTFSKILFPGLRVGWLVAPESLVGPLSEMKVCADLSSGLLTQMALAEFCRRGALDRHLEMIRERNRSRLGAVLQALETEMPDGCSWTRPAGGMTLWLRLPDGVDAEGVAEEALRRGVAVNPGPVFCAGDGGRDGVRLCFVREDEPRLREGVKRLAGAVRDRVGMTAARERNGAAAPTL
- a CDS encoding RluA family pseudouridine synthase encodes the protein MDRSIRASSSSGLPSRSAPHTFPWMDSAPEFLDVSEAEHRLRLDRFLRKRRSDLGPRAIDRLLHTGAVRVRGQARGRGYFVKHGDRVEIVEPPASPALPQEPIEIFRSPHLCAASKPPGMPTNPTGAPGQSLLSWMTGKLKQAPGIVHRIDRDTSGLVLFSLSPSGHRLLEGAFRKRTLMKEYISLVSGRPKPAQGSIDIPLRRSPSSGRVRPDPAGSAARTDYETIHRFTGCALLRILPRTGITHQIRAHLAAIGHPISGDPLYGDPRRAAGSPRLWLHALAIAFPEDLARELEAPPRIEAPPWADLADHLLSLGFDYFASRT
- a CDS encoding NCS2 family permease, which encodes MIESIFHVRASGSTVRREAFAGLTTFLTMAYIIFLNPAILSMAGMDFGSVMVATCLVAAFGTLMMAFLANYPIALAPGMGENFFLVTAVLGMGITWQQGLGAVFLAGFIFLILSILRVREMILDGVPDPLKHGIAAGIGLFIVLMGLVNGGIVVRHPIGPVVPVALGDLRGPAVQTALSGLLVTAVLAARRLPGAILIGMVATAVFGLIRGVVQYEGIVGPPPSLRPTFLQMDLGSLLDPALWPVVLIFLFMGAFDAIGTLIGVGQQGGFLKEGKLPKATRALCTDAAASMVGAALGTSDVTEYVESAAGVQAGGRTGLANVVTAGLFFFAIFLGPLVEMIGGGYEIAKGALLYPVTAPALILVGCLMARGFAHIPWDDPAPAIPAFLIAVGIPLTYSIAEGLAFGFISYPIVMLLAGRGREVKPLAYVLGVLFLLRYVLLAK